One stretch of Aquimarina sp. Aq107 DNA includes these proteins:
- a CDS encoding sodium:solute symporter, which produces MQLIDWIVLIGTLLFIVLYGVWKTRGSKSVQDYIRGGNEAKWWTIGLSVMATQASAITFLSTPGQAFHSGMGFVQFYFGLPIAMIIICIVFIPLYHKLKVYTAYEYLESRFDLKTRTITAFFFLIQRGLGAGITIFAPAIILSAVLGWDLTTLNIIIGILVIAYTVSGGTKAVSVTQKQQMAIIFTGMFIAFFLIISYLPNDITFSKALEIAGASGKMEVLDFSFDLSNRYTVWTGIIGGTFLMLSYFGTDQSQVQRYLSGKSIKESQLGLLFNGLLKIPMQFFILLVGVMVFVFYQFNSAPLNFNPTASVAAENSEYAQEYKELENKLSEIQNYKESSIKKYIGATNDKEKQEAKELIVALDKSDKKTRQTAKELIKEANSDVETNDKDYVFIHFILNNLPKGLIGLLLAVILSAAMSSTASELNALASTTAIDLYKRNVGEEKSEKHYVNASKFFTLIWGLLAILVACFANLFDNLIQLVNIIGSVFYGNVLGIFLLAFFIKFVKSNAVFVAAIVTQVIIIYVWWQDWLPFLWLNALGCGIVMFLAILLEMFIPTSEIELESE; this is translated from the coding sequence ATGCAACTTATAGATTGGATCGTATTAATAGGAACTCTATTGTTTATAGTACTCTATGGAGTTTGGAAAACTCGTGGCAGCAAAAGCGTACAGGACTATATTCGTGGAGGAAATGAAGCAAAATGGTGGACTATAGGGCTTTCTGTAATGGCAACACAAGCATCTGCTATCACCTTTCTTTCTACTCCTGGTCAAGCGTTTCATAGTGGAATGGGCTTTGTCCAATTTTATTTTGGTTTGCCTATCGCGATGATCATTATCTGTATTGTATTTATTCCATTATATCATAAACTAAAAGTATATACAGCTTATGAATACTTAGAAAGTAGGTTTGATTTAAAAACTAGAACTATAACTGCATTTTTCTTTTTAATTCAACGAGGATTAGGAGCCGGAATTACAATTTTTGCTCCAGCAATTATACTTTCTGCAGTATTAGGTTGGGACTTGACAACATTAAACATAATTATTGGAATATTAGTAATTGCATATACCGTATCTGGAGGTACAAAAGCTGTAAGTGTTACCCAAAAACAGCAAATGGCGATTATTTTCACAGGAATGTTTATTGCTTTTTTTCTTATAATAAGCTACTTACCTAATGACATAACCTTTTCTAAAGCTCTAGAAATTGCTGGAGCTAGCGGGAAAATGGAGGTATTAGATTTCTCTTTTGACCTAAGTAATAGATACACCGTTTGGACTGGTATTATTGGAGGTACATTTTTGATGCTCTCATATTTTGGTACAGATCAAAGCCAAGTGCAACGTTATCTCTCCGGAAAATCTATAAAAGAAAGTCAGTTAGGGTTATTATTTAATGGGTTACTGAAGATTCCGATGCAATTTTTTATATTACTAGTTGGAGTCATGGTATTTGTATTTTATCAATTTAATTCCGCTCCTCTTAATTTTAATCCTACTGCTTCAGTAGCTGCAGAAAATTCGGAATATGCGCAGGAATACAAAGAATTGGAAAATAAACTATCAGAAATTCAAAATTATAAAGAGTCTTCAATTAAAAAATACATTGGTGCCACTAATGATAAGGAAAAACAAGAGGCTAAAGAATTGATTGTAGCGCTAGATAAATCTGATAAAAAAACAAGGCAAACTGCTAAAGAACTAATTAAAGAAGCAAATTCTGACGTAGAAACAAATGATAAAGATTATGTTTTTATACATTTTATTTTAAACAATCTTCCAAAAGGATTAATTGGATTATTATTAGCTGTTATATTATCGGCAGCTATGTCTTCTACGGCTTCAGAACTAAATGCATTAGCATCCACTACTGCTATTGACTTATACAAACGAAATGTTGGGGAAGAAAAAAGTGAAAAACACTATGTCAATGCTTCTAAATTCTTTACTTTAATATGGGGATTATTAGCAATTTTAGTAGCCTGTTTTGCTAACTTATTTGATAATCTTATACAGTTAGTAAACATTATTGGCTCCGTTTTTTATGGAAATGTTCTTGGTATCTTTTTATTAGCTTTCTTTATAAAGTTTGTAAAAAGTAATGCTGTTTTCGTTGCAGCAATTGTAACCCAAGTGATCATCATTTATGTTTGGTGGCAGGATTGGCTTCCTTTTTTATGGCTTAATGCGCTAGGATGCGGAATTGTAATGTTTTTGGCAATCTTGTTAGAGATGTTCATTCCAACTAGCGAAATTGAACTAGAGTCCGAATAA
- a CDS encoding pitrilysin family protein, which yields MKSLKSLLLLCLVVLLSNCKNSSNQEKTSEKELKVETHTDPAGFSYETVSNDPTGLRLYTLDNGLKVYLGKNQEEPKIQTLIAVRAGSTYDPSDNTGLAHYLEHMVFKGTDKIGTQDFEKENVFLKQISDLYEAHKKETDTVKKKEIYKKIDEISQEASKISIANEYDKMVSSLGAEGTNAFTSNEQTVYVNKIPTNELDKWLTVESERFSKLVLRLFHTELEAVYEEFNRGQDSDGRKQYFAVLEGLYPTHPYGTQSTIGISEHLKNPSMEAIHAYFDKYYVPNNMAVILVGDIDFDTTIKKVNESFGSYKKKDVSHPTFEKLEPLATPVKKEVYGPTAESIYVAFRTEGKGTEQEVIVTLIDYMLANSQAGLIDLNLNQKQLVQNASSFTNFDNDYGFHLLYGTPKEDQTLDEVRDLLLAQIEKVKKGEFEEWLLDAVVNDLRLSQIRQYENASSTAYSYLDAFIGFQDWKSRLAMLDNMKEITKEQVVAFANTLYGNNYVEVHKIKGEDKSIVKVENPGITPIELNRDKESNFLQEFNKLEAPSLSPQFIDYKTAIKENKTNSGLTVSHIENPNNDIFSLNIIFDMGKDHDPKMSLAAGYLDYLGTSKYTPEELKQEFYKIGVSYNVFTADDKTYVGISGLKENLDAGLTLLEDLWNNAVPNQETYNKYVDKVLKGRKDNKTQKGNIFWNGLMSYGKYGENSRLRNIYTASELQAMNPQELVDKVKELRNFKQRIFYYGNDVNGAIASLDKNHIVKSELLEYPEKTQYLEKETGGNVYFVDYDMVQSEMLLLAKGAEFDPKKMAASRLFNTYFGSGLSSIVFQEIRESKSLAYSAFSSYSQAREVGQSDYVMAYVGTQANKMPQAVDAMMELMTDMPEAEEQFNQAKEATLKKIAAQRITKSNIFWTYENLKKRGIDNDNREEMYNTIKNMELADLKKFFNENIKGENYNVLVIGNKKDVDMNALNKLGDVKEMDIDYLFNYEKNDKDVKM from the coding sequence CAGTTCGAGCTGGGTCAACTTATGATCCTTCTGACAATACAGGTTTGGCTCATTATCTAGAGCACATGGTCTTTAAAGGGACTGATAAAATAGGTACACAAGACTTTGAAAAAGAGAATGTTTTTCTAAAGCAAATTTCGGATTTATATGAAGCACATAAAAAAGAAACAGATACTGTAAAGAAAAAAGAAATATATAAGAAGATAGATGAGATTTCTCAAGAAGCATCTAAGATTTCTATAGCCAACGAATATGATAAGATGGTAAGTTCATTAGGAGCAGAAGGAACAAATGCTTTTACATCTAATGAGCAGACAGTATATGTAAATAAAATACCAACCAACGAATTAGATAAGTGGTTAACTGTAGAAAGTGAGCGTTTTAGTAAGTTAGTTTTACGTTTATTTCACACAGAATTAGAAGCGGTATATGAAGAATTTAATAGAGGGCAAGATAGTGATGGACGTAAGCAGTATTTTGCAGTATTAGAAGGTTTGTATCCAACACACCCATATGGTACACAATCTACAATAGGAATATCAGAGCATCTTAAAAACCCTTCGATGGAGGCAATTCATGCATATTTTGATAAATATTATGTGCCAAATAATATGGCAGTAATATTAGTTGGAGATATTGACTTTGATACTACAATAAAAAAGGTAAATGAATCTTTTGGATCATATAAAAAGAAAGACGTTTCGCATCCTACATTCGAAAAATTAGAGCCACTTGCAACTCCTGTTAAGAAAGAAGTATATGGACCTACAGCTGAGTCTATTTATGTAGCTTTTAGAACTGAAGGCAAAGGAACTGAGCAAGAAGTTATAGTAACTCTTATAGATTATATGCTTGCAAATTCTCAAGCAGGATTGATCGATTTAAATCTAAATCAAAAGCAATTAGTTCAAAATGCTTCGTCATTTACAAATTTTGACAATGATTATGGATTCCATTTGTTATATGGAACCCCAAAAGAAGATCAAACATTAGATGAAGTTAGAGATCTATTATTAGCTCAAATTGAGAAGGTTAAAAAAGGTGAATTTGAAGAATGGTTGTTGGATGCTGTTGTGAACGACTTACGTTTATCACAAATTAGACAATATGAAAACGCATCTTCTACTGCATATTCTTATTTGGATGCATTTATTGGTTTCCAGGATTGGAAAAGTCGCTTAGCGATGTTGGATAATATGAAGGAGATTACAAAAGAGCAAGTAGTAGCTTTTGCGAATACTCTTTATGGTAATAACTATGTAGAAGTTCATAAGATTAAAGGTGAAGATAAAAGTATTGTAAAAGTAGAGAATCCTGGGATTACACCTATTGAGCTTAATAGAGACAAGGAATCTAATTTTTTACAAGAATTTAATAAGTTAGAAGCACCTAGTTTATCTCCGCAGTTTATCGATTACAAAACCGCTATTAAGGAGAACAAAACAAATAGTGGGTTAACTGTATCACATATAGAAAACCCTAATAATGATATATTTAGTCTTAATATCATTTTTGATATGGGTAAAGATCATGATCCAAAAATGTCTTTAGCGGCTGGTTATCTGGATTATTTAGGTACGAGTAAATATACGCCTGAGGAACTTAAACAAGAATTCTATAAAATTGGTGTGAGCTACAATGTTTTTACTGCTGATGATAAAACGTATGTTGGGATTTCTGGATTAAAGGAAAACCTTGATGCAGGTTTAACTTTATTAGAAGATTTATGGAATAATGCAGTACCTAATCAAGAAACATATAATAAATATGTGGATAAAGTTTTAAAAGGGCGTAAGGATAATAAAACTCAAAAGGGTAACATTTTTTGGAATGGACTTATGAGTTATGGAAAATATGGTGAGAATTCACGTTTACGTAATATTTATACAGCTTCGGAATTACAAGCAATGAATCCACAAGAACTTGTAGATAAGGTAAAAGAATTGCGCAATTTTAAACAACGTATTTTTTATTATGGTAATGATGTTAATGGAGCGATAGCTTCTTTAGATAAAAATCATATCGTAAAATCAGAATTGTTAGAGTATCCAGAGAAGACTCAATATTTAGAAAAAGAAACTGGAGGGAACGTATATTTTGTGGATTATGATATGGTGCAGAGTGAAATGCTTTTATTAGCAAAAGGAGCAGAGTTTGATCCTAAAAAGATGGCAGCTTCTAGATTATTCAACACTTATTTTGGTAGTGGATTATCATCTATTGTGTTTCAGGAAATACGCGAATCTAAATCATTAGCTTATTCTGCATTTTCTAGTTATAGTCAAGCTAGAGAGGTGGGTCAATCAGATTATGTGATGGCTTATGTTGGTACACAGGCAAATAAAATGCCACAAGCAGTAGATGCAATGATGGAGTTAATGACGGATATGCCAGAAGCAGAGGAGCAGTTCAATCAAGCTAAAGAAGCTACATTAAAGAAAATTGCTGCGCAACGTATAACGAAATCCAATATCTTCTGGACTTATGAAAACCTTAAGAAAAGAGGCATTGATAATGATAATAGAGAAGAGATGTATAATACCATTAAGAATATGGAATTAGCAGACCTGAAGAAGTTTTTTAATGAAAATATTAAAGGTGAAAATTACAATGTTCTGGTGATAGGTAACAAAAAAGATGTAGATATGAATGCATTGAATAAACTAGGAGATGTTAAGGAGATGGATATAGATTATCTATTTAATTATGAGAAGAACGACAAGGATGTCAAAATGTAA